The Candidatus Kapaibacterium sp. genome has a segment encoding these proteins:
- a CDS encoding T9SS type A sorting domain-containing protein: MNFNFVVYAVVTILLFDIKFLNSQDLFDTEYLFDDFHYANFINPAPFDSSGSIFGNNPWITRDGIINSRAWQGYVYHDSTKQHPSTTIKFDSTGVQLIFNKGKWEVHPHPLIASSFLFREGTYATRIKLEALKGPDKIIQAYWLWSNTMFSFKDGDDSIRYWAEMDFEWNNGWYHDTHPRMKAGCNNYTGINILNTDLDCICYDNGKLIGFKQCVGEYKGRPLIGDRWMIYVMRVDKLGNKIAFEILSDEPDVDYIIYSGQSYESDSWLKPYTINNYYPQYDFMTWYSMGSIGESLHNGIKEEHKIEIDWFLYTANPRTSFSEIKSKVNELKGLNITRINTTFRPLSYNTTSFVNNNIAISGPDEVFTCEVGVWHVQPLYKGRNTYSLDYSYRAFINETTTEWFNVYNTEMKINISPLYDSLEIKLIATDFWEKPADTIIKKVHVIKLDDCFDESNLRLTKVFPNPVKDNLNIQYYNGNSLITIFEIYDFMGRKIYTEQIENLINIEYLRKISTNSFAQGIYYLKIIGGNQSLVQPIIILR, encoded by the coding sequence ATGAACTTCAATTTTGTGGTCTATGCTGTAGTTACTATCTTACTTTTTGATATTAAATTTCTAAATTCGCAAGATTTGTTCGATACTGAGTACCTCTTTGATGATTTTCATTATGCAAATTTCATCAATCCGGCACCATTTGATTCATCAGGTTCGATATTTGGCAATAATCCTTGGATTACGCGTGACGGGATAATAAACTCCCGTGCATGGCAAGGATATGTTTATCACGATTCTACTAAGCAACATCCGAGCACAACAATCAAATTTGATTCAACAGGAGTACAACTAATCTTCAATAAGGGGAAATGGGAAGTGCATCCGCATCCATTGATTGCATCAAGCTTTTTGTTCAGGGAAGGCACTTATGCCACCAGAATCAAACTCGAAGCATTAAAAGGTCCCGACAAAATTATCCAAGCTTATTGGCTTTGGAGCAACACTATGTTTAGTTTCAAAGATGGTGATGATTCCATCAGGTATTGGGCTGAAATGGATTTTGAGTGGAATAATGGTTGGTATCACGATACTCACCCAAGGATGAAAGCGGGATGTAATAATTACACTGGCATTAATATATTAAACACGGACTTAGATTGCATCTGCTACGATAATGGCAAACTTATAGGGTTTAAACAATGCGTTGGTGAGTACAAAGGGAGACCTTTGATTGGCGATAGATGGATGATTTATGTGATGCGAGTTGATAAATTAGGCAACAAAATTGCATTCGAGATTTTGAGTGACGAACCTGATGTTGATTATATCATTTATTCAGGACAATCTTACGAATCTGATTCATGGCTCAAACCTTATACTATAAACAATTACTACCCTCAGTATGATTTTATGACTTGGTATTCGATGGGCTCAATAGGGGAAAGCCTCCATAATGGAATCAAAGAAGAACATAAAATTGAGATTGACTGGTTTCTCTACACCGCAAACCCAAGAACCAGCTTCAGCGAGATAAAATCAAAAGTTAATGAATTGAAAGGATTGAATATTACCCGAATCAATACAACGTTCAGACCTTTATCATACAATACCACATCTTTTGTAAATAATAATATAGCTATTTCGGGTCCCGATGAAGTTTTTACTTGTGAAGTTGGTGTGTGGCATGTCCAACCGCTCTACAAAGGTCGGAATACTTATAGTCTCGATTATTCATATAGGGCTTTTATCAACGAAACCACTACCGAATGGTTCAACGTTTACAATACCGAAATGAAGATTAACATCAGCCCTCTCTACGACAGTCTTGAAATCAAACTGATTGCAACTGATTTCTGGGAGAAACCTGCGGATACTATAATAAAAAAGGTGCATGTAATAAAATTAGATGATTGCTTTGATGAATCAAATTTAAGACTGACCAAAGTTTTCCCAAATCCCGTCAAAGATAACCTGAATATTCAGTACTATAACGGGAATTCACTTATTACAATTTTTGAAATTTATGATTTTATGGGTAGGAAAATTTACACTGAACAAATTGAAAATTTAATAAATATCGAGTATCTCAGAAAAATCTCTACCAATTCGTTCGCTCAAGGAATATATTACCTGAAGATAATAGGTGGAAATCAGAGCTTAGTCCAGCCGATAATAATATTGCGTTAG
- a CDS encoding tRNA (adenosine(37)-N6)-threonylcarbamoyltransferase complex ATPase subunit type 1 TsaE produces MNSYTGRLNRRELSIYHVDLYRIKNASELDEIGFDECIHSKNDIILIEWADKAGNRLSKVDYTVRFELDDDNENIRLISIKDTSN; encoded by the coding sequence ATGAATAGCTACACCGGCAGGTTAAATCGTAGGGAACTTAGTATTTATCATGTTGATTTGTACAGAATTAAAAATGCGTCTGAATTGGACGAAATTGGCTTCGACGAATGTATCCATTCCAAAAATGATATTATACTTATTGAATGGGCTGATAAAGCCGGAAACCGATTGTCTAAAGTTGATTATACAGTTAGATTTGAATTAGATGATGACAATGAAAATATCCGTTTAATTTCAATCAAAGATACTTCCAATTGA
- a CDS encoding tRNA (adenosine(37)-N6)-threonylcarbamoyltransferase complex ATPase subunit type 1 TsaE — protein MQELNLKSKSEKDTIKLGNDFAKELKLGDVVALYGELGAGKTEFIKGLCHALNVEQMVTSPTFYYYE, from the coding sequence ATGCAAGAACTGAATTTAAAGTCGAAAAGTGAAAAAGATACAATTAAACTTGGTAACGACTTTGCAAAAGAATTAAAATTAGGTGACGTAGTGGCACTTTATGGTGAGCTCGGAGCCGGGAAAACAGAATTTATCAAGGGTTTGTGCCATGCTCTAAACGTAGAGCAAATGGTTACAAGCCCTACTTTTTACTATTATGAATAG
- a CDS encoding response regulator, whose protein sequence is MDKIKGKILWIDDEIDLLRPHIILLNQRGFDVDTATNGEDAIEMLKQQHFDLIFLDESMVGISGLETLPILKEIDPTTPIVMVTKNEAESVMEEAIGSKIDDYLTKPVNPTQILMAAKKFLESSRIEEEKFTQNYLMGFNEISRQMLGQVDWNDWVEIYTRLVQWSMELDRMPNTTLTQTLQDQFRNANAEFSKFIERNYINWLDSKWEDANPVLSPHLLDTYLKPLLSQSKTVFIFVVDCMRLDQWLVMQELLASYYSFKTNYYCTILPTATQYARNSIFSGLYPIEIKKHYPQWWNSDTNSEDHKLNAFEKELLEAWIERRRIKLRNRPGYVKIFDTEFGQKIERDIMQYTQNHLNAFVLNAVDMIAHSRSDYAILKEIAPDESAYRSLTRSWFRHSSFFGMLKALSKQKDISILITTDHGSVRCMRGVKVLGDRDTSTNLRYKFGKNVKAESRYAMQIARPEDYKLPAHGITVNNIIAKEDYYFVYPTDYHHYLNKYRDSFQHGGISMEEMICPVVQLTPR, encoded by the coding sequence ATGGATAAAATCAAAGGAAAGATTCTTTGGATTGATGACGAAATAGACCTATTGCGTCCTCATATCATATTGCTAAACCAACGCGGATTTGATGTCGATACTGCTACCAATGGCGAAGATGCAATTGAAATGCTGAAGCAACAGCATTTCGATTTAATATTTTTGGACGAATCAATGGTCGGTATTTCGGGATTGGAAACTTTACCGATTTTGAAAGAAATTGACCCGACTACTCCGATTGTGATGGTAACTAAGAATGAAGCCGAAAGCGTTATGGAAGAGGCTATCGGAAGCAAAATTGATGATTACTTGACTAAACCCGTCAACCCGACACAAATTTTAATGGCAGCAAAAAAATTCCTCGAATCTTCAAGAATTGAAGAGGAAAAATTCACGCAAAATTATTTGATGGGATTCAACGAAATTTCTCGTCAAATGCTTGGTCAAGTTGATTGGAATGATTGGGTTGAGATTTATACTCGATTGGTTCAATGGTCTATGGAATTGGATAGAATGCCAAATACGACACTTACACAGACATTGCAAGACCAATTCCGTAATGCGAATGCAGAATTCTCGAAATTTATCGAGCGCAACTATATCAATTGGTTGGATTCAAAGTGGGAAGATGCAAATCCTGTGCTTTCACCACATCTTTTGGATACCTATTTAAAGCCTCTTCTGAGCCAATCTAAGACAGTTTTCATATTCGTTGTTGATTGTATGAGGCTTGACCAATGGCTCGTAATGCAAGAGCTTTTAGCTTCATATTATTCATTCAAGACAAATTATTATTGCACTATACTTCCGACGGCAACACAATATGCACGAAATTCAATTTTCTCGGGACTATATCCGATTGAAATCAAGAAGCACTATCCCCAATGGTGGAATTCCGATACAAATAGCGAAGACCATAAGTTAAATGCTTTTGAAAAGGAATTACTCGAAGCTTGGATTGAAAGACGCAGAATAAAGCTCAGAAACAGACCCGGTTATGTCAAAATATTCGATACCGAATTCGGTCAAAAAATCGAACGTGACATAATGCAATATACTCAAAATCATTTGAACGCTTTTGTTTTGAATGCTGTTGATATGATTGCCCATTCGCGTTCTGATTATGCTATTTTGAAGGAAATTGCACCCGACGAATCCGCTTATCGCTCGTTGACGCGTTCATGGTTCAGGCACTCCAGCTTTTTCGGTATGCTCAAAGCATTGTCAAAACAAAAAGACATCAGCATACTCATAACCACAGACCATGGTTCGGTACGTTGTATGCGTGGCGTTAAGGTGCTGGGAGACCGCGATACATCAACAAATTTACGATATAAATTCGGAAAAAACGTAAAAGCTGAATCAAGATATGCTATGCAAATTGCAAGACCCGAAGATTACAAACTTCCGGCTCACGGAATCACTGTGAACAATATCATAGCTAAAGAAGATTATTATTTCGTTTATCCGACTGATTATCATCATTATTTGAATAAATATCGTGACAGTTTCCAACATGGCGGAATTTCGATGGAAGAAATGATTTGCCCGGTTGTGCAACTGACACCAAGGTAA